DNA sequence from the Falco peregrinus isolate bFalPer1 chromosome 16, bFalPer1.pri, whole genome shotgun sequence genome:
AGATTCCTAATTAATACTACATACTCTGCTGTAAACTCATTGCTGCTCATGTTTATAAAATTCTACtaacttccattttaaaattaaatgttacaTTCAGAAAGGCCATTAAGGTGAATCAAAAGTacttaaaacaatttaaagagCTGAAAAATCAAACCTCTGACatatacaaaatattaattaccTAGAATATTAGAAATGTTCCCATCCTTGACAAAGCTGGGTCTGAAATAGTAATCTCCTGTCTGCCTGACTGCATTCTCATGAGTTACCAGGGTTAAATTAACAGCAATACCTAAAAATACCGCAGAGATGCAAGGtagattttttctgtttatgcaaatttattttttagaaatataatTGTGGCTCCCAAGAAATGACGTAGTCCCTTCACACTTTGCTTGAAATAGTAAATAAAGGAACCGGCCAGAATTCACAGGATACAAATATGAAATGTAATGTTAGAAAAATCTTGCTTTcaattttgcagttttcatgAATGTTCCTGGAATCTGATACTTCATTTTATGGCAGCTGCAGTAGAGCCTCCGTGAAAAGACTAAGGGAATCTGCTAGATGGTCCAACTTGAGTGGggggggttggaccaggtgaggttccttccaacctcaaccagtCCATGATAATAGCAAAAGCTTTGGCCAGGGCAACTGCAATAATAAGCTGACAGCATTTGTATGCTTGTCATGGATTCTACACAAGGCATGAACTGTATTTGTCATATGTGTAATTTGGTGATAAAGaaatgcctttgcaggcaaggtttgaaaactgaagttctCCCAAAGCaccatttaaaattaactgaaaatcCAGAGCATTTTGCAGCAACAGTAGGATCCCTGCTGCTGTAAGATGTGTCCCCCACACCTATGGTTTAAACAATCCAGTCACGGCTAGATATATACAAGACTACTACAAGCCTAACAGAGATTAGTTTCAATTAAGTTACAAAAAGGCTTTCTGGTGGTGAGAAAGTCTGGTATTCCCCAGCCCCTGACACAACTGTAAAAACTCCATCGTGACAGCATGCAAAACTGCTGTGGGCTCCCAGGTTCTCAGCCAATAGCTGCAACATGAATTGCTGGTCTCTTGTTTATGAAGAGTATAGAGAATGACAGGGAAAAATTGGGAAGTGGCTATTTACCCAACAAAGCAGCAATTTATTACCTAGTAAatggcaaagaaacaaaatcttcaGCTTTAAGACCAGACAGAGCATTCTCAAGCTGCTTGAGCCTTTAAAAAGGGTATTTAGCACTGCAGAACTTAAGTCAGCGTACTATTAAACAGCACTTGCacttagcaaaacaaaaaagggaactAGGCCTACTTACAGTAATAAGCAATGCTGCAAAATTATCACAATCCTCCCTTACATCTGGGACTGACTGACCTGCCTTCCCTATGAACATATGTACGCAAAACCCAACAGCCTATTTTTGTGGTTAGCACCTGCGCAACATCACCGAGAAGAAAAAAACTAGCAAGACTTCTTctcacttaagaaaaaaacaatttaacatGTATCGGGTGTGTGAACACATCtattttaatatgcatttaCAGGCCGTTGGAGCAGTTTGTCCCGCTGGCCTTACAGCAGTGCCTGTGTTCAACTTTTAAAACCCTCAGGTCTAGTGGCAACAACCTCTTGAGGTGGCAGTTCCTTACGGTCAGGTGTTTGCTTCATTTGATTTCTCTTAAGATGCCTTTTCACAGAACTAAGCCATGTTTGCAGACAACCCTTACATATCCTCCACCCCTAGCACCCTGCGCCCAGCGTGAAGGTCACAGAAAGGCATCGGGCACACGATGCCCAGGGTGCTCGTGGTGGCTCAGATGGCCTGATTCACGCTGAGGCAAATTCCTCCTTTGAACGTCCTCGCCCTCCTCTTCGGTGCTGCTATCACAAGCATTAGGCCTCTCCCGCCCAGGAGAGGCTGCAAAGCCAGGCCACGCGGCACCTCCACTGCTGTCCAGCTCGGAGCCAAGCGCCCGGGCCTGGCGCGGCCGCCCCGGGCGGGGAGctgggcacagggcacagccGCGCCGGGGCTGGCTTTGGGAAGTGCGATCCCAGACGGACTAATATGGCTGAAACCGGGGGATGCGAATGCTGCCCCCGGCCACCTCgtgccgccccgccgccagggggcgccgccgcccgccgggcctCGCCCTTTGTGTggcggggcgcggagccgccTCCCGCCTGGTCGGCGCCGGGCACCGTTAACGGCTCCGGGCCCAACAGCTGGCCGCTCGCTCCCAGCGGCTCCCGCGGACGGGGGCCCGGCAGGGCGGGGGGAGCACCGGCACCGGGCAGCCAATGCGGAGCCAGTtccgcccgcggccccgcccctgTGGGCGGTCCCGCTCGGCCGCGCGGGCTCCTGAGGCGGGCCCTGGCGGTGCGGCGGCTGCTCCGCTGGGTCGGGGTTGGTCTCGCTCGCTGGCGCGGTGCAGCGCGgctccccgccggcccgggcccGCTCCGTTGCTTGCAACGCGGCGCCGAGGTAATCGCGCCGCCGAGGGGGGCGGGCGAGCTGCGGCCTGGCTCGCGGCCCCGCCTGGGGAATTCTTCGCCCGGCGACCCGCGGGTCCGCGCTGCTGCCGCCAAGTGACCGCCCGGCCACGGCGCGCCGGCTGCCCCCAGCGCCGCGATGCGAAGGTGaggcgggggctgcggcggggggtGGCGGagcgccgagccgagccggcTCTGCGCCGGGACCTCCCTGCGCGACCGCGGGGCTCCGCGGGGACCGACCGTGGCAGCGCGCGGAGGGCACAGAGGCGAACTCTCTCTGGTAGCCGTTTATCTCAGGTTATTTTTATTGGAAAGTTGTTTCAAATTCAAGACAGAACAGCGGATAAAACGCCACTTCAGAACGCGTGAGACTCTACAGGAAGCGGAAGCCGATTTCCGCGAgtcaggtgtgtgtgtgggttcCCTCAAAGAAAGCTGCCGTCGAGGTAATTCTGCTACAGACTTTGCAGCGTCAGCTGATGCGCCAGTTCTGTCCAGTATTAGAATTTGTGCTATGGAAACATATATGTTACATTGGAAGGGGCTTGTGTTTTGGAGAACCCAGCGGCTGGAGCACcaatagagaggaaaaaataagattgaaaagctttatttatgtACATTTTCTGTGAACAGTATCTGATACTGTTAATCAGTAGCCTCCAAAGGCTGTAAAATATAGCATTTGAAGGTTTAAGATAAATCAATCTATTTTTCAATACATACGAAATATATTTTGCTATAAAATCTGTCACTTTCAGTATGAACAGAAGTGAAGTATGAACGTTCAGCATAGGGATTGTACAGGGCTGTGCTTTGTCAGCTTCTGTGCAATCTCTGCAGGGTATCAAAACTGGCTGAGGTTTTCCTGTAACAAGTGAagctcccactgaagtcagttaGAAAAATTAGACAAGGGAAACGTGAATAATGATGTTTAGAGAGGCAATCACCAATAATGGCATCGACAATTTACATCTTTATGCTTTAGAACAAACTGTTTGGcagaagaagacagaaacatgTGTGATGTGTTTTCAGAGTTATCACCTGGAGGGATTTGATCTTTTGTCACTTTCCTCCAAAAGGGTGCAAGGGACAGGACCCGACAGGTACTCCTGCTGATTTTTATGGCAGTTGCTATGGGTCTGGCGCATACCAGCACTGGGAGTCTGTTAATGAAATCCTGGCACGCAACTCTGGACCATGAACTGTGTTGAGGAAGTTTAGGTACTGGTTTGGATTTAGTTACTTTTGAAAAGGTTTCTTATTGAAGACATTCGGTGTAGCTgcttggaaattattttgtactGCCAATGATCAACGATTTTGCACTTccaaaagctgaaatgaaagagcagcagcacaatAAACTGTGGGCACTATGTATCCAGTTTTGATAGCCATAACCCGGCCTGTGACATCTGAGCATTTAAGAAGGGCTGCTCAAGCTAGTTAATGGAAATTGGAGTTGTTAACTATGATCTAAAAGCGACAGGAAAGGATTCTTACAGCTTTGACAGGGAAAGAACAGTTGTATTTTCTGTCCCtgaatgagttaaaaaaaaaaaaagtttgttactaaaatgcagagaaaactgCAAATACATTATGCACCTCACAACAGCAGGAAACAAGAGGGGCTGTATCTCTGGATTCTGTTAAAGCCACTAGTAGATAGATAATATGTTGATTTCCAGCTTAAATTATACCAATAACTTACAGAATTAAACCAGTAATTGGTATTACTCTGTTCTTGATATGCAGTGCAAGTATCCCATATACCTAAATAGCATCAAACCCTACAGTATAAGCAGTAATTAtgctcagaaaaacaaatgcactgttcagagcaaggaaaaaaaaccccacaaccagcccacaaacccaaaacacttcAGCAGAAAGTTAGGCTGTTCAAGTCTGAATTTGTAGAAGGTTTCTTTGTACCACTCTTGCCTGTTTTCATAAGGCACTTGgatgtttttgtatttctggGGAAgtgggggagctggggaagcaACAGAGGCTTCTGCAAGCTGCCTTTTTATTCAGTGCATCTCTAAAGCAGGAGTGGGCATCTTCCGACTTACTCAAGAAACAGTAAACAAAGAAGTATACTCTAGAAGTAAACTGGTTCTAAAATTACATTCTGGTGCTACAAATCAGAGAAACTAAATCCAATTATATGTagatgtgtttaaaataaataagatacTGTCTTTACAAGGGGGAGTGTAACAGAaggaaatagaaattaattgcAAATAAAGCTATCCCTGTAGGGCAATCCCTTGGAACCTGAACCAGTGGCTTCCTTGTGCtgtttttcctggaaaactCTTGCTCTGAATGGCAAAAATGACACTATACACaggtttcttctttctgtcagTATTACCTTGGGAGAAAATAGCTGTATACTATTCCGTTAGCTATTTGGAGCAGAACCAGTCGTAGGGACACTTTCAAGTGTACCTGGGATCCAGGAAGTTGCTTTGGCTATGTCAGTTGCCCGCTGTGAGAAACTTAGCGTTCGTAGTTTCAGCTTGAGACCCTCATGCATTTACTGCCAGTGTCATTCTCCCAACTGAGCCTTTCTTAGGAGCAGACAGCAGTTTGGGGGCCCTGTTTCCTGGTCTGATGCTTGTAGAATGAGGTTCCAGGCTCTACTCTTACATGGCATCCATAGCTAGTCAGCTGTGAACAGAGGGATACAAGCCTAACTCTTCTGTGGTGTACAGTATGTATCCCTGTCAGCTGGGTACCTGAAGCTGGGCACAGACTGCTCCGTTGGCAGGGCCTGCTGCATTACCGAGCATTTCGTGCGCAGCTGTCTTGGTGGCAGTTTGTGGTTTAACAATTTGAAAAGAGAGATCTGTGTAACACAGCAAGATGCGTCAATTAAATCAGATACATAGAACAGCCATACTGTTTCCAATCGTGAAGTAACAGAAAAGTGATGGTTGGTTGAGTTTCTtaggaaaatgagagaaatatCACCAGGGATATATATTCCACACAAACATGCTCAGTAGAATGGACACATTTTCTGTAATCTCATTCCTTTCCATTGTGTTTCAGTGGAATAAAGACCCCACAATTTGTAAATGCCAAGTCCTGTTAGACATCATGGACCATTTCAATGAGATACATAGTTTATCTGAACTTTTCCCCATCACGTATGGAACAACTGCATCAGAAATCTGAACTAGTTGTCATCAGAGAGACAGAGCTGCTACATGGATATTGTTAGCAAAAAGCTGTTCTCTGCAATGATGAATTATCTCCAGTAAGCCAAAAATTAATAGATTCTGAGCCTCtgatgtaatttattttcccctaCTGGGGAGAACCTTTCTCCCTTCTAGGctcttttaaaaggaacattCTCTTATGAATAAATAttgcaaatagaaaaataaaaatatagaaacaaACTTATGTAAACTCAAGCCCTGAGGTATTTCAAGCACACAGTGTAACTTTTATACCTGACATGCAATCTAAAGGTACCAGTATGTAAATTTACTTTATGGCTCTGTAAAAAGGTCCcatctttctttcctgccttACACCCGCAAGAAATGGTGAGAGGTTGAGGTAAGAGCCCCATGGAAGCTGTGATAgtcacagaagcagaaacagaggaTATTAAAGTGCTGTGAGTCTTTCCCTGTCCATTTGCACACTTCAGTTGGCTTCCACAGGCCGGTCAGATTCTACAGAGTATgacaaaactgctgcttttctggatATAGGCTCCACTCCTGCACCAGCATATATACCATATAGAGTCTTGCAGGATAAAGGGACTTCTGAATAAAGATTTTAGTGGCCCCTTTAACTCAAAGATGTGTAGAGcggtgtgtgtgcgtgtctcaGGCTAGCTTGGGAAGCTTAAGCACACTTTGCACTGCAATTGCTCCCAAATGACTGCATTATCTTGCCAGCTTCCcacctctttccctctcttcctttaGCCTGGATCTCGTTGGACATGTTTCCTCCCCCAGAGCTTTCTGTATTTGCATGAAGGGTCCagtcctaaaaaaaataaataaatccagtCTCTGCATGACAGTGAAGTCGGTGGGTCTACTCACATGATTTAGTTTGTGGGAACAGGCCCTtagccattattttttttttaataaagtccAGTTTTATTAATTCTACTCTGTTTAGGCTTTGGAAAGAACAGTTACAAAATGGATCATAGgtcttactttttaaaatggcGTTTGTTCCTCTGCTGATACTTGGCAACCAGGGGCTTAGTGTGAAAAGGTTTCAAGCACTGTATACCTACGGGTGTGTGCACACTCTTACACAGTGAGACTCTGGAAGAATATGCATGCAAACGTGCACACACAACATATTCCATTTGCACATACTTACCTAAACAAGGTACTGCATATACAGGTACCTACTcatgtgcatatatatttgtaagaaGAAATATGCATGTGCTTACACAATGTCTATAAATGTGTAAACTCTTAATTGCACAtatacaaacattaaaaatcgTATTAGTCTTAGATgcacctttgctttttttccattaaaaaggacattttaaattttttgttcaCTTCAGTTTTACTGTAACTAATACAATTCACCTGCTCACCTACTGGGATATTTTCCTCTCAGTATGTTAAAACactaattaaaatgcattacaaTTATTAAATGGGGTAGAAGAGCACTTCTTGTAAAGCTTAGTCTGGAACTCCTGGGACATAGTTGTGCAGTGAAAGTTTTAGATCATGTCTCTTGTGTTACGGATCACACAGCACAGAACCATGCTGAATATCATGCCAAAGATCTAGAAGAGAAGGGATGCGATTTAGGGATCCACTTACAAAACAGTTATAAAATTGTCTGCATATCAGAACAATCTGAAGGTTCTTATGGCAGAGTAGCAAGTGGCTGCTTCCATCTACAAACCCCAAGACATCAGGCAATTAACATAGAAATTTCACTGTTATTTGAAGCCAAGATTTTATCTGCTCAGAGTAGTTTAGCTATTCTTTGTTCTAAATGTCAAGGCCAGCATAACAGCCCCAAACATTAGTAGTATTAACATTAATTTCACTGACATTGATAACTGTGAGTGTTGGTATTATGCTTAGTATTGCACCAAAAGGTTCTGAGTTTCAGAATGCTTCCACATGGAATATTGTACACATGTTCGAGTAAGACAGAGGACGATTCCAGAGGACCCAGGTCTCTGGAACTGGTGCTGAGGATTGTGATTTTACAGAGAAAGCCAAGCTCTTAACAGTTACTACTCAAGACCAGGACTATATGTTAAATATAAAACTCTGTTTGTGTTAGGGAACTAATTAACTAGAGGGAATGTTAAATCAAAAACAGTGGGTGTTGCCAGAGCCtccagaaatttctttttttgccacaGGCTGACTCTCCAAAGCAGGTAGCAGCTACCTCCTGAGGCTTCATTGCTAATGATGGGAGATGAGCGGTACTATCAGGCAGTTAAACCACTGAGTTAACTATTAGTTAAAACCACTAAATCCCTTCCCTACACACCTCCCTAAGGAAGGAGGAGACAGCTGACCAGTCACACTCCATGAAGTGTCAGaaataagcacagaaaaatgtacagacatgtttctgctgctgaagaggTTATCATTTCATAACTTCTGCCATAGGTGAGGTGGGAAGCCATAGAAGAGATGTTCCTATTTCTAGTGTACCCTTGTAGAGCAATGAGGTTATTGGAACTCTTTACCACCGATGttgctttgctgtatttttgaGTACACCTTCACGTTTTATACTAATCACAGGATTGTTTAATCCCCTTTACCCATTCCACGGTTCCTATTACACCCATAAAACCTTCATCTGCTTTAAAGTGTCCACATAAACCTCCTGCTCTTCGGGGCAGCTTTAATAATATTCTAGCTCCTCATGCTGCTTCAGACTGCTGTTGGTTTCTGAGTCTGAAGGAAGTCGTGGTGGACGCCTGCTGGGAAATGCTTCCTGCACTGGACACAGACTGCCCGTTCCTGCACATCCTGGCAGCAGGGTGACATCTATTGGTCACAGCTCTGTCGTGAAGGAGCAGACCACGGGAATACCATACACACTTGAGGGAGAAGGTGGGCTGTAAGGAAAGGTGTCAGTGCTTTGATGACACAAATCGATGAAACGGCTACCTGTAACTAGGTCCTGCGCCTTTAGGAAGGAAATGCTGTTTGGAAAACTCGGCAGTTTAAATCCTGTTCCTTTAACAAAAGATCTGTGGCCTAGAAAGTCTGTTTCTAAACTATCCTTCATATCGAACCAATGCTACAGCcagcattttcctggaaagCTATTTCTATACAAACGGTAGGTACTCTCTATTCCTTTTGCAATCTAAGGAATCGATCCTCAAAGGGCCTAAAGCATCAGTCTGCAGTTGTTTTGGAATAGATGAAATGCTGCTATGgccttttgcttttcagtttggttCATGTGCATTCTGCTTTCctgctattaaaacaaaataaggtTACCATTAGGTACTTCAGATCCTGTCTAAAGACACAAAAGAAACTGATAAAATGAAGTCACACAAGTCTGCTTGCGCCCATGTGGGCAGTTTCCAGAGAGAGGACACACTGAAAGTGACAAGAACAGCTACACCTCGGAGGAATCTCAtcagctgctgcaaaacacCTTCTGTAAAGCTTTGAGTAAGGGACAGGGTACTGAGCTCAAATATAGATTTGAGAGTGAGAACGTGGATTTACTCACTGTGATGCCAGCAATTGCAATTCCAACAATTCCAATTAAATGCAGATTAGCATCAATTACATTCTGGATTTCAATCAGGCAgttctattaaaaacaaaatggaaagagtTTTACTCctagaaaaatatattccaaCCAACTCCATCAGCTGTTCTCACTAGACAACAGATGAACGTGAAGAATATTATTGCAATCACTGTCCTATTTCTTGCATCTATGCCTTGTGTTTTGTTGGATGATTTTCACAGCATATTCCCTTTTCTAGTGAGACTTCTGTACCACTTGCCTGTACAGGCTGACACATACAAATAGTTTTCTTACTATCATTCTTCCCTAGATTTAAAACCCTTTATAAGATAGGCTGTGCTAAATCAAGAAGTTTGGCCCTTCAGATTGACATTGTACTCACAAGCAGATTccacagaagacagaaacaacAGTGTCCTCCTTAACACCAACAGAGTTTCTAGTCAGGAGTCTCCATGCGTGATTAAGGCAGACACttgccaaaattcagcattcatAGGGCTTTTAATTTAGAACCCCTGTTCTGCTATGTCCTTCCCACTTTTCAGATGATGTAATATTTTCTCAGCTACCATGGGATGCTACAAGCAGGCTTCAGAAATTGAGGGGTGGGCATGTTCCATATGATGTCCAACTTATTTCTGCTTCCACTCTGTTCCATTTCATGTGGAATTTCAGAGGTAAAAAGGAAGTTCTTCCTTTCTTACAGATTCTTTCCAATTTTACGAAACAATTGACATGAAAAGGTGATTAGAACAACCAGAACAGAGCACACTTGCCTTTGGCATCTGGATATTCTCTGGACAGGGTAATCCCATTTGTTGTTCCATATTATCTTTACCACAGCATTGGAGCtaaatgagagagagagagggagtgGGAGAGAGATGAAGGATCAAAGAAGGGCAAACTGTAGGCTTGTTTCATACTGAAAGTGAGACaacaaataactaaaaaaaggaaacaatataGATCAAGTAATAAATTTATGCCCTACGTTAACTGCTACCTCTCGTGGAGTTCCAGCTGTGTGGGTCAGATTTCTCAAAAATCAGTTT
Encoded proteins:
- the TSPAN2 gene encoding tetraspanin-2 isoform X4 → MHLQPDLLGLYVLVGAGALMTTVGFFGCCGAARESQCLLGAFFACLLVIFAAEVTAGVFAFIGKKVAIQEAQKIYEDIYDDYMKNPGGEVNRTIFRYHLALQCCGKDNMEQQMGLPCPENIQMPKNCLIEIQNVIDANLHLIGIVGIAIAGITPTFSLKCVWYSRGLLLHDRAVTNRCHPAARMCRNGQSVSSAGSISQQASTTTSFRLRNQQQSEAA
- the TSPAN2 gene encoding tetraspanin-2 isoform X6; translated protein: MTTVGFFGCCGAARESQCLLGAFFACLLVIFAAEVTAGVFAFIGKKVAIQEAQKIYEDIYDDYMKNPGGEVNRTIFRYHLALQCCGKDNMEQQMGLPCPENIQMPKNCLIEIQNVIDANLHLIGIVGIAIAGITPTFSLKCVWYSRGLLLHDRAVTNRCHPAARMCRNGQSVSSAGSISQQASTTTSFRLRNQQQSEAA